Proteins encoded together in one Plutella xylostella chromosome 17, ilPluXylo3.1, whole genome shotgun sequence window:
- the LOC105380242 gene encoding prostaglandin reductase 1 has protein sequence MAKARKYVVKNHFKGVPKRYDFDIIEYELAPLREGEILVKTEWISVDPYIRAYNAARSVPYDQFSFQVGQVQESRDRDFPVGSRVVSHLGWRDYTILSKDKTSKYYDPRHPHYKLPDLKGLSPSLAVGAVGMPGATAYLGLLEICQPKKGETVVVTGAAGAVGSIVGQIAKIKGCRVIGFAGSDDKVEWLEKDLGFDKAINYKTSDVAAALKEAAPKGVDCYFDNVGGEISSVIISQMNMFGRVALCGSISSYNEDASKMPKASILQPSIVFKQLKLEGFIVSRWFDRWHEAFAEIVQWIHEGKLVVREHVTEGFDNIYDAFIGMLAGENTGKAVVKV, from the coding sequence ATGGCCAAGGCAAGGAAGTACGTCGTCAAGAACCACTTCAAGGGAGTCCCGAAGCGGTACGACTTCGACATCATCGAGTATGAGCTGGCCCCGCTGAGGGAGGGCGAGATCCTCGTGAAGACGGAGTGGATCAGCGTGGACCCCTACATCCGCGCCTACAACGCCGCTCGCAGCGTGCCCTACGACCAGTTCAGCTTCCAAGTGGGCCAGGTCCAGGAGTCCCGCGACCGGGACTTCCCCGTCGGCTCCCGGGTGGTCTCCCACCTCGGCTGGCGTGACTACACCATCCTCAGCAAGGACAAGACCAGCAAGTACTACGACCCCAGACACCCGCACTACAAGCTACCGGATCTCAAGGGCTTATCGCCTTCTCTAGCGGTCGGTGCTGTGGGTATGCCCGGAGCCACCGCGTACTTGGGGCTGCTGGAAATCTGTCAGCCGAAGAAGGGAGAGACTGTAGTGGTGACCGGCGCGGCTGGTGCTGTTGGCTCCATCGTCGGTCAGATCGCCAAGATCAAGGGCTGCAGAGTCATCGGTTTTGCCGGCTCCGACGACAAAGTGGAGTGGCTAGAAAAGGACCTCGGTTTCGACAAGGCCATCAACTACAAAACTTCCGACGTGGCTGCGGCTCTGAAAGAGGCTGCTCCTAAAGGCGTCGACTGCTACTTCGACAATGTTGGCGGAGAGATCAGCagcgtcatcatcagccagaTGAACATGTTCGGGCGCGTGGCTCTGTGCGGCTCGATCAGTTCTTACAACGAGGACGCTAGCAAGATGCCCAAGGCGTCGATCCTTCAGCCGTCGATCGTATTCAAGCAACTCAAGCTGGAGGGCTTCATCGTCTCTCGCTGGTTCGACCGCTGGCACGAGGCCTTCGCCGAGATCGTGCAGTGGATCCACGAGGGGAAACTCGTGGTCCGAGAGCATGTCACGGAAGGCTTCGACAATATTTACGACGCGTTCATCGGAATGCTAGCCGGAGAGAACACCGGCAAAGCCGTGGTGAAGGTGTAA